The Corynebacterium freiburgense region GCTCCATATATAGTTTTGGAAGGCGCGGACCTGGATCTTGCTGCCCGTGAAATTGCAGTGGCGAAAATGCGTGGTGCTGGCCAGGTGTGCATTGCTGCGAATAGATTCCTTGTTCATGAATCTATTGCAGAAGAATTTGCCGATAAAGTAGCCGAAGAAATGGCAAAGTTTACGCTTGGTCCGGGTTGGTATGAAGGCGTAACCTTTGGTCCGCTTTCTGGTGCGGACCAGGTAGAAACCGTACGTACTTTGGTGGATGACGCGGTTGCTCGCGGAGGACGCTTGGTGTGGGCTGGCCCAATTCCAGACTTAGGAAATGAGTTTGATTCTGGATATTGGTATCCCGGTGCGGTACTTATGAGTGCGCCGGAATCATCTCTTATCCATAAGCAGGAAATCTTCGGTCCAGTAGTGAGTGTAACTAAGATTTCCAGCATTGATGAAGCTATTTACCGCGCAAATGAAACCCCATTCGGTTTAGCTGCATATGTTTTTGGACCATTGCCTGACGCCCTCATGGTCGCCGAACAGATTGAAGCCGGTATGGTTGCGGTGAATCGTGGTGTGCTTTCTGATCCTGCCGCGCCTTTTGGTGGGGTGAAGGAATCCGGTGTGGGGCGTGAGGGTGGGTTTGAAGGTATCCATGAGTATTTGGAACCTAAATTTATTGCTTTGCCGATGTAATAGTTACATCTAGTTGTCTGGGTTTTGGAATTGGAAGTAGAGAATATCGCTCCATGAACCAAATCCCAGGGAGTAGAAGTATTCCTGTGCGGAATTGTAGGGTTCAAAATCACCGGATTCCCACATGTCTAGTACGTAGTTGATCTCGGATTCCGTTTGTGGGATTGCCGCTGCTAGGGACTCTAGTTCGTCAGGAATATTGTCGCCGAGTGCAAGGACTTCTAATGGTTCGAGCCAGAAATGTGTGCAGCCGAGTAGGCGTTCGTGGAAGAGTTCTTTACGGGTGCTGGCGAACTCTTCTGCCAGTGTGTCTTCTGGCAGGTGGAGGTTTTTGCTATTGGTGTCTGCAAGGCGCTCCATAAATTGCAGGAGTATTTCCCGGCCTTCTGGGAATGATCCGCGGAAAGCACCTGGGCCGATGATTTCGCCGGTTTCGTCATTTGGGTGATCATCAAAGATCTTTGATGGAACTCGCTCGGTATTCGCACTGCAAAGTAGCCGGTATGCGAGAGGGATTCCGGATGAAAATTCACCGATGGAGAAAATCCTAGAATTGCCGTCTTCGTGTGGGCGTTCGGCGTAAAGGTAAGTGCGGTTCGCCATAATAGAAGCCTTCCAGAGCGTCTTTAGAACATATGGTAGCGAATAGTTAGCTTAAAAGTGCATGAGCCTTACGCATCTTAAGCGTAGCAATAATATGAATGTTGTGTTCGCTACTATGTCTGCTATGCCGGCGGTGGGAAACGTTAAAGCCTCCGCAGTTGATCGCGGAGGCGGGGTGCAGGAATGTAAATAGCTGATAGCGCAATCTGCCAGACAGACACAAACCCGAAAGCAGCCCGAACCGGTATAGCGAATACGTCATCACTGACCTCGGATTTCAAGACACAAGTTTCCCCATCCATACCGGAGGTTGTAATTCCAGAAATTTACTTTTCAGGAAAATTATTTGTGGCAACCAGAGTTAGATAAGCTGCATCTGCATCCGGATCGTATGTAAAGTGAAATTCGGATTTCATATTTTAGTTACAGTGAGTATATTTCCGTTCTCTTACTTATAAAGATTCGAATTCGATTGCAGAGACAATAAACATTACTTTGCTTCAGGAGGTAGCTGAACATCAATAATCAAGGCATGCGATTTGCCTAGGATATATAGTTTTCTAAATAAACTCCCCGTGATAGGGGGCTTGATAGCTGCTGTCTCGTGGGGTGGCGCAGGGCTAGCCGAGGCGGCCGCGTCCAAGTCGGAGGAGGGCATTAGCTAGGGCGGGGCCTTCGGGGCCGAGTTCTTCGCGGAATTGGTTGATAATCGCTACTTCTCGGGTGTGTACTAACCGGGTACCTCCAGATCCCATGCGGGTTTTGCCAATTGCTTTGGAAATTTTGGTGCGGCGTTTTACGGCATCGAGTATGAGTCGGTCGAGTCGGTTGATTTCTTCTCGGTATTGTTGGATTTCAGCATCAGAAAGGGGATCGTCAGTGCCGGAAGGCATGCGGATTGCAAAGTCTTCCCCAGCGGTGGCTTGTGCTTCACTCATATCGAACATTTTGCCATGTTGCGGTGGGGTAATTTGGAAGCACTATGACGAATTTAGATTCTTCCCCGTTTCCTGCTCAAAAAGCCGAAGTCCCTAGCAATACAAGTACTTCTTCCATGCAGCCCGCCCAGGCGTTTATTGGGACTGGTCCGGATGTGTTGGCTGGTTTAAATCCGCAGCAACGTGCTGCGGTAGAGCATATTGGTAGCCCATTATTGATTGTTGCGGGTGCCGGGTCGGGTAAGACAGCGGTACTTACTCGTCGCATTGCATTTTTACTTGGGCATCGTCGGGTGCAGCCGGGGCAGATTTTGGCCATTACTTTCACTAATAAGGCTGCTGCAGAAATGCGTGATCGGGTGGCTGATTTGGTGGGGCCGGTGGCGGAGCGGATGTGGGTGTCTACGTTTCACTCCACGTGTGTGCGGATTTTGCGTCAGCATGCAAAGTTGGTGGAGGGGCTCAATACTAATTTCACTATCTATGATTCGGATGATTCAAAGCGCCTGATCTCAATGATTATTAAAGATTTTGATTTGGACGCCAAGAAGTTTTCGGCTCGTGGTTTGGTATCGGCGATTTCTAATTTTAAAAATGAGTTATTGGGTCCGGATGATGCGCAGCAGCAGGCAGATCAAACAAAACAACCGTGGGATCGGGTGGTTGCCCAGGTGTTTCGGGAGTATCAGCAGCGTTTGCGTAGGGCAAATGCGGTTGATTTTGATGATTTAATTGGGGAAGTTGTTGGTATTTTCCGGCGGCATCCTGAGGTGGTAAAGCATTATCGGCGGCGGTTCCGGCATGTGCTTGTAGATGAATACCAAGACACCAACCATGCGCAATATGTATTGGTTTCTACCCTTGTAGGAAGCCCTGATTCCGAGGTGCCGCCAAGCGAATTGTGTGTTGTTGGTGATGCTGATCAGTCGATTTATGCATTTCGCGGTGCCACGATTCGTAATATTGAGGAATTTGAACGGGATTATCCCCAGGCACATACGATACTTTTGGAGCAGAATTATCGTTCCACGCAGACGATTCTTTCTGCTGCAAATGCAGTGATTGAAAAGAATCAAGGGCGGCGGAAAAAGAGTTTATGGACTGCCTTGGGGGAAGGACAGCCAATTATTGGCTATGTTGCAGATAACGAGCATGATGAAGCGCGGTTTATTGCCAATGAGATTGATACTTTAGTTGATGCTGGGTTGGCGTTTTCTGATATCGCCATAATGTATCGAACAAATAACTCATCCCGCGCCCTCGAAGATGTATTTATTCGAACGGGTATTCCCTATAAAGTTGTGGGGGGCACGCGATTTTATGAGCGCAAAGAAATCCGCGATATTCTGGCCTATTTGCGGGCTGTACTGAACCCGGATGATGTGATGTCAGTGCAGCGGATTATTAATACTCCGCGCCGTGGCATCGGGGATAAGGCTCAGGCGATTATTGGTCTTTATGCTGATCAGCAACGTATTGGCTACTGGCAGGCGCTTATCGACGCCGCGGCCGGCGACGTCGATATGCTTGGTGCGCGGGGCCGAAACGCGGTGGCACGCTTTGTGGAAACCTTAGCGGGGCTGCGGGAGCAATCTACTGAATTAGTTGATGAGACTACGGGGTTGCCGGATATTGCGGGATTGATCCGTGCGGTATTGGATATGACGGGATATCAAGCCGAGTTGGAAAAGTCTCGTGACCCACAGGACGGTGCCCGCCTAGATAACTTGAATGAATTGGTATCCGTGGCCCGGGAGTTTAGCTCAGAGGCTGCAAATCGTCTTGCTTACCAGGAGGAACTCACGGAAGGGGAATTATCACCAGGGAGTCTGCAGGCGTTTTTGGAGCGGGTGTCTCTGGTGGCGGATGCTGACCAGATTCCCGATGATGGGCAGGGCGTCGTAACGCTTATGACCCTGCATACCGCAAAGGGCCTGGAATTCCCGGTGGTATTTTTAACGGGCTGGGAGGACGGCCAATTCCCGCATATGCGCGCGTTTTCGGATATGAATGAGCTAGCGGAAGAGCGTCGTTTGGCATATGTGGGCATTACCCGGGCCCGGCAGTGCCTGTACCTCACACGTGCGATGGTGCGTAGTTCTTGGGGCGAGGCGATGACAAATCCGCCGTCCCGGTTTTTGCAAGAAATTCCTGAGAAGCTAGTGGAGTGGCGTCGGGAAGAACCCCAGTACAACGGTTTTGGGGAAGATGATTGGGCACCTTTGGATTGGGGGCAATCTTCTTATCGAAGTGCACCTCGCACCGTGCCTCGGGGCGTGCCTAAGGCTAAGAAAGCCCCCGGAAAAAGCTTGGTGCTTGCCGTGGGAGACCGTGTAAACCACGAAAAATACGGGCTTGGCACTGTAGTTGAGACCTTTGGTGCAGGCGCCGTTGCAACTGCCACTATAGATTTTGGGTCTGCTGGTAAGGTGCGGCTCATTGTCAGTGGCGGTGTGCCAATGGAAAAGCTTTAGATGTGGCAGCATTGCAGCCTTAGAGGACGCCTCACGGACGGAATATCGTCCAGGGGTGTTCTTTAAGGCCTAGCTTATTAAAGGCGCGCAAAACCGGCTTCCGACGTTTTTAGGCGCGGAAGCCGGTTTTGTCAGGAAGGTTTAGACGTTGATGCCACGTGCCGCAAGCCACGGCACAGGGTCAACAGCGCTTTGGCCATCTGGGTGGATCTCAAAGTGCAAGTGTGGGCCGGTGGAGAATCCACGGTTGCCCATGCCGGCGATCTTTTGGCCAGCTACAACTCGCTCACCTACGGAAACATCAAGGGTTTCCATATGGCCGTAGACAGAAATAGCGCCGTCATCGTGGCGGATTCGGATCCACTGCCCGTAACCAGAAGCTGGTCCGGAGTCGATCACGGTGCCATCCATGACGGCGTTGATTGGGGTTCCTACAGCATTGGCAATGTCAATGCCATTGTGGAATGTTCCCCAACGTGGGCCAAATGGTGAAGTGAAAGAGCCAACTGCGGGTAGTGCAGTTTGTGGTGCGCGGGCTGCCTCATCTGCAGCGACACGTTCAGCATTAAATTGAACGGCCTTATTGAGCTGATCCGCAAGGTTTGCCACTGGCTTGAATTCTGCAATGGCAAGCACCTGTGGTGCTGCATCGCTGGAGCCGAGGGCGGCATCCGAGGTGAGTTGGTACTCAGGCGTATGGGTCACCGTTTCCGGCTGAGTAGCGTGGGCTGCTGCAGCGCCGCCAACACCTGCGGTGGAGACTGCGCCGGTCGCCATTGCGACCATCGCGACCCGGCTCTTAGTGCCGGCGGATACGGTCTGCTTGCGGTGTGCGCCGCCAGACCTACCCGACCGCCGATGAGTCGTGTTCATCTAGATTTCTCCCTGTCGCATTAGCCACAATCGCAATTTGTGACCATTCCGTTACTAACAGATTCCGATGATAACGGTTCGTTACACAAGGGGCAACCCAAGACGTTACTAAAGTTACGCATGTGACTAACGGCGCGTAATTTAACTAGATATCAGGTGCCCTGGGGGTGTTGGGGGTGGGTCCCCCAGAATGGACCTAAACAGTGGCAAAGTAAGCATCGATGAATAGAAAGAATAGCCCACAGCAACGTGACCGCCGAAGCCCTAAAACGCGGGGCAGTGGCCGTAATTCTAGGTTGCGGACAACTCGTCGTGCTGCACGTGCAACAACCCCTCCAATGCCGGAGGCGCAGAAGGCCCCGCCGCAACTAAAAGATCGTGCAAAAGCGACTTTGGTCACAATTCTGGTTCCGGTAGCTATAACGGTACTTTTTTTGGTCGGTTTTGCGCTTGCGGGACTGATATTTACGAACACATCCCTTGTTGCTTTGCCGGCAACTGTGGCTCAAGCATGGCTGGTGCTGAATCTCGTTCCGGTATCGGGATTAGAAGCTACTGTTGGGATCCTGCCATTGGGTCCCGCTCTGGTGTTCGGTTGGTTACTGGCTCGCCGAATGTACCGCTCAGTAAAAGACCGGGTCAGTATGGTGGAGCTGCAATTAACCATTCTGTGGGCGCTGGGCATCCCATTGCTTCTTACACTTACCGCAACCGCGATGTTGTATGACGCCTCTTCTGTACTTCCAGTGCAGCCGCCGTCGCTCGGGGATGCGATTGTGCGCACCTTACTTATGCACCTTTGTGTAGTAGGCATAGGCATGGGGCCTCGGTTATGGCGGGCATTGGCTCGGCGTATTGCGGTACCCGGCATGCTTGTCGACGCCGCGCTATATGCGTTGCAGTATCTGCGGTGGCTTACATATATAGGACTAATAACAGTCCTTATATCTATGGCCTTTCATTGGGAGTCACTGCGAGATCTTTTCCAAAACTTTCCAACCGCCGGTGGGATCGCGGCACTTATTGGAATAAGCCTGCTCTACCTGCTTAATGCTGCCTTATTTGCGGCGGCTGTACTACTTGGTTCTGAATTCCATATTGGCGATGCCTCGATATCACTGTTTAGCGCGCACCTTATCCCATTGCCCCCAGTGCCATTATTCGCAGCGGTTCCAGCAAGCGTTGTTCCATGGGCATGGGTATTCCTTATTATTCCGCTGGCACTCGCGGCGATTATGGCCTACCGACGTATGGGCGAATCAGAACACCCCATTGCAGAATTTATTGCAGCCGGAGGATTCCTTATTCTCTTTACTGCCATTGCAATGTATCTGGCTGGCGGCGAATTAGGTGTATTCGCCCATATTGGTTCGCTTGTATGGTTGACTTCGCTCTTGGCATTTGTATTTGTGTCAGGAACTGGTGTGCTTGCCGTTATGGTTCACCGAGTTCTTGGTCCCAAAGGTGAAGACGAAGACGAACCTGAAGAAGAGGAACCAAAGGAAGAACCACAAGAAGAAAAGGAAGAACAAGAGGAAGAACAAGAGGAACAGGAACCAGAACAAACTGAGGAAACACCCGAAGCTGATACCGAAAACACTGACGAACGGGACGTCGATACGCACGATATCGAAGGGGCTGCCCCCGCCGATTCCGATGACGCAACCAGAGAGCGCTAAACTCTTCCAGGTGACCAACCAACACACACCAATGCCCGTGGTAGTCCTTGCTTCAGGCACTGGTACCCTCCTGCAAGCAATTATTAATGCGCAAGGGGAGCACTACACAGTAACTGGCGTAGTGACCGACCAAGAGTGCGAAGCGGTCGCGCGTGCCGTCACAGCTGGTATCCCTGCTCGGACTATTGCACTGGCGCAGTGTACAAGCCGTGAACAATGGAACGTCAAGCTCGCGGAAGCGGTCGCGGAGTTCCAACCCCAACTTGTGATTTCTGCAGGGTTTATGAAAATTCTTGGAGCACCGTTTTTGCAGCGTTTTCCAGGGAAAATCATTAATACCCACCCGGCATTATTGCCCGCATTTCCCGGAGCCCATGCTGTGCGGGATGCACTGGCCTACGGTGTAAAAGTCACTGGAGCAACCGTACATATTGTCGATGAAGGCGTTGATACGGGCCCAATTATTGCGCAAGTCCCCGTTTCGGTTTTTCCCGAAGACACTGAAGCAACTCTGCATGAGCGCATTAAGCAACAAGAACGCACACTCATTGTTTCTGTGCTTTCGAATCCGCAACTCCATCCTTAAAAACTTTTTTAATATGAAAGGCCCGCGAAGCCATGAGCAATGACCGGAAACCAATCAAACGAGCACTCATTAGTGTGTATGACAAGACTGGTCTTGAAGATCTTGCCCGAGCTTTAGACGCGGCAGGTGTGGAAATCGTATCTACCGGCTCTACAGCTGCAACCATTGCAAACCTTGGTATCCAAGTCACACCGGTGGAACAACTCACTGGTTTCCCGGAGTGCCTTGAAGGCCGGGTAAAGACCCTTCATCCACGGGTCCATGCTGGGATTCTTGCTGATACTCGTAAACCAGATCACTTACAGCAGCTTTCCGAACTTCAGGTCGAGCCATTTCAGCTGGTAGTGGTGAACCTTTATCCATTTGCGGAAACTGTAGCTTCAGGCGCAGACTTCGATGCTTGTGTTGAGCAGATTGATATTGGTGGCCCATCTATGGTTCGTGCCGCTGCGAAAAACCACCCCTCGGTTGCCATTGTGGTCAATCCAAAACACTACGGCGCAATCGAACAAGCTATCGCTGAAGGCGGATTTACTAGAGAGCAACGGGTGCAACTTGCCGTTGAAGCATTCCGGCACACTGCTTCATACGATGTCACCGTAGCAACCTGGTTGGGGGAACAGACTTACAATTCAGATGAGCCATTCCCCGAATGGATTGGCGCAACATACGAGCGTGCAAACACACTGAGGTATGGGGAAAACCCACACCAAAGTGCGGCGCTCTATATTGATGCTCAGCTTGGTGCTCACCTTGATGCCCAGCTTGGTGCTCACCTTGATGCCCA contains the following coding sequences:
- the pcrA gene encoding DNA helicase PcrA; translation: MTNLDSSPFPAQKAEVPSNTSTSSMQPAQAFIGTGPDVLAGLNPQQRAAVEHIGSPLLIVAGAGSGKTAVLTRRIAFLLGHRRVQPGQILAITFTNKAAAEMRDRVADLVGPVAERMWVSTFHSTCVRILRQHAKLVEGLNTNFTIYDSDDSKRLISMIIKDFDLDAKKFSARGLVSAISNFKNELLGPDDAQQQADQTKQPWDRVVAQVFREYQQRLRRANAVDFDDLIGEVVGIFRRHPEVVKHYRRRFRHVLVDEYQDTNHAQYVLVSTLVGSPDSEVPPSELCVVGDADQSIYAFRGATIRNIEEFERDYPQAHTILLEQNYRSTQTILSAANAVIEKNQGRRKKSLWTALGEGQPIIGYVADNEHDEARFIANEIDTLVDAGLAFSDIAIMYRTNNSSRALEDVFIRTGIPYKVVGGTRFYERKEIRDILAYLRAVLNPDDVMSVQRIINTPRRGIGDKAQAIIGLYADQQRIGYWQALIDAAAGDVDMLGARGRNAVARFVETLAGLREQSTELVDETTGLPDIAGLIRAVLDMTGYQAELEKSRDPQDGARLDNLNELVSVAREFSSEAANRLAYQEELTEGELSPGSLQAFLERVSLVADADQIPDDGQGVVTLMTLHTAKGLEFPVVFLTGWEDGQFPHMRAFSDMNELAEERRLAYVGITRARQCLYLTRAMVRSSWGEAMTNPPSRFLQEIPEKLVEWRREEPQYNGFGEDDWAPLDWGQSSYRSAPRTVPRGVPKAKKAPGKSLVLAVGDRVNHEKYGLGTVVETFGAGAVATATIDFGSAGKVRLIVSGGVPMEKL
- a CDS encoding M23 family metallopeptidase, with amino-acid sequence MNTTHRRSGRSGGAHRKQTVSAGTKSRVAMVAMATGAVSTAGVGGAAAAHATQPETVTHTPEYQLTSDAALGSSDAAPQVLAIAEFKPVANLADQLNKAVQFNAERVAADEAARAPQTALPAVGSFTSPFGPRWGTFHNGIDIANAVGTPINAVMDGTVIDSGPASGYGQWIRIRHDDGAISVYGHMETLDVSVGERVVAGQKIAGMGNRGFSTGPHLHFEIHPDGQSAVDPVPWLAARGINV
- the purN gene encoding phosphoribosylglycinamide formyltransferase, which encodes MTQPESAKLFQVTNQHTPMPVVVLASGTGTLLQAIINAQGEHYTVTGVVTDQECEAVARAVTAGIPARTIALAQCTSREQWNVKLAEAVAEFQPQLVISAGFMKILGAPFLQRFPGKIINTHPALLPAFPGAHAVRDALAYGVKVTGATVHIVDEGVDTGPIIAQVPVSVFPEDTEATLHERIKQQERTLIVSVLSNPQLHP
- a CDS encoding cell division protein PerM translates to MNRKNSPQQRDRRSPKTRGSGRNSRLRTTRRAARATTPPMPEAQKAPPQLKDRAKATLVTILVPVAITVLFLVGFALAGLIFTNTSLVALPATVAQAWLVLNLVPVSGLEATVGILPLGPALVFGWLLARRMYRSVKDRVSMVELQLTILWALGIPLLLTLTATAMLYDASSVLPVQPPSLGDAIVRTLLMHLCVVGIGMGPRLWRALARRIAVPGMLVDAALYALQYLRWLTYIGLITVLISMAFHWESLRDLFQNFPTAGGIAALIGISLLYLLNAALFAAAVLLGSEFHIGDASISLFSAHLIPLPPVPLFAAVPASVVPWAWVFLIIPLALAAIMAYRRMGESEHPIAEFIAAGGFLILFTAIAMYLAGGELGVFAHIGSLVWLTSLLAFVFVSGTGVLAVMVHRVLGPKGEDEDEPEEEEPKEEPQEEKEEQEEEQEEQEPEQTEETPEADTENTDERDVDTHDIEGAAPADSDDATRER
- a CDS encoding chorismate mutase: MSEAQATAGEDFAIRMPSGTDDPLSDAEIQQYREEINRLDRLILDAVKRRTKISKAIGKTRMGSGGTRLVHTREVAIINQFREELGPEGPALANALLRLGRGRLG
- a CDS encoding DUF7822 domain-containing protein → MANRTYLYAERPHEDGNSRIFSIGEFSSGIPLAYRLLCSANTERVPSKIFDDHPNDETGEIIGPGAFRGSFPEGREILLQFMERLADTNSKNLHLPEDTLAEEFASTRKELFHERLLGCTHFWLEPLEVLALGDNIPDELESLAAAIPQTESEINYVLDMWESGDFEPYNSAQEYFYSLGFGSWSDILYFQFQNPDN